Proteins found in one Paucidesulfovibrio longus DSM 6739 genomic segment:
- a CDS encoding gamma-glutamylcyclotransferase family protein, translated as MNIGDTAKLNTSPEDSPETILRLFVYGTLKRGYWNHQRFCAQARSIEPAVVWGRLYHLHAGFPALEVPEGLILARGSADPLADASRQQEIGTPRFGRPTGDWDLIHGELVTFTDPQRDLPPIDRLEGFRPGGHSMYKRVMVAVLCGRTSIPAWIYWMPRVENGTRLDSGVWHRA; from the coding sequence ATGAACATTGGAGACACCGCGAAGCTGAACACAAGCCCGGAAGACAGTCCCGAGACCATCCTCCGGCTCTTCGTCTACGGCACCCTGAAACGGGGCTACTGGAACCATCAACGTTTCTGCGCCCAGGCCCGCAGCATCGAACCGGCCGTGGTTTGGGGCAGGCTCTACCACCTCCACGCCGGTTTTCCGGCCCTCGAAGTGCCGGAGGGTCTGATCCTGGCCCGAGGCAGCGCCGATCCACTGGCCGACGCCAGCAGACAGCAGGAGATCGGCACACCGCGTTTCGGCCGCCCGACCGGAGACTGGGATCTGATCCATGGGGAACTGGTGACCTTCACCGATCCGCAGCGCGATCTGCCGCCCATCGACCGGCTGGAAGGATTTCGGCCCGGCGGGCACAGCATGTACAAGCGGGTGATGGTGGCGGTGCTGTGCGGGCGCACCTCGATTCCTGCCTGGATCTACTGGATGCCCCGTGTTGAAAACGGCACCCGGCTTGACTCCGGCGTCTGGCATCGAGCGTGA
- a CDS encoding restriction endonuclease subunit S, translated as MKLAPYPEYKDSGVPWLGKIPAHWDVKPGFAFLSERKEKNTGMKESTVLSLSYGQIVVKPPEKLHGLVPESFETYQIAVPGNIIIRGTDLQNDKTSLRVGKVRNRGIITSAYLCLQANEKINPDYAHLLLHGYDLMKIYYGMGSGLRQNLDFSDFKRLPVLVPSSTEQSKIHQYVESIHAQINKFIRNKRRLIELLKEQKQNVINQAVTRGLDPNVKLKPSGVEWIGDIPGHWEMRKITHLYRQIGSGTTPQSGNADYYDGNIPWIISGDLTDGFLETTSKKVTDKAVQDYSTLKMYPEGSLVVAMYGATIGKVSLTSIRACTNQACCVLSNPRNDINNKFMLQLFLKIKPDLVRMGYGGGQPNISQDTIKGLRLPIPSIEEQGDIVTFIENETATIDYAITHAKREIELMREYRTRLISDVVTGQVDVRGIEVPDVAEDELLALVEDTGEADEVIDDEGEMDETD; from the coding sequence ATGAAACTGGCCCCATATCCAGAATACAAGGATTCCGGTGTGCCGTGGTTAGGGAAGATTCCGGCCCATTGGGACGTAAAGCCGGGTTTTGCCTTTTTGTCGGAGCGCAAAGAAAAGAACACCGGCATGAAAGAATCTACAGTACTGTCCCTGAGTTATGGACAAATAGTCGTAAAGCCCCCTGAAAAGCTTCATGGGTTGGTACCTGAGTCTTTCGAAACCTATCAGATTGCCGTCCCTGGGAATATCATCATAAGGGGCACTGATCTTCAGAATGACAAGACAAGCCTCCGTGTCGGTAAGGTGCGCAACAGAGGGATAATTACATCCGCTTACCTATGCCTACAAGCCAACGAAAAAATCAATCCAGACTACGCCCATTTGCTATTGCATGGGTATGACTTGATGAAAATCTATTATGGTATGGGATCGGGGCTTCGTCAGAATCTGGATTTTAGCGATTTTAAGCGATTGCCTGTTCTTGTCCCTTCATCCACCGAACAAAGCAAAATTCACCAATATGTGGAATCAATTCATGCGCAGATCAACAAATTCATCCGCAACAAGCGGCGGCTCATCGAACTGCTCAAGGAGCAGAAGCAGAACGTCATCAACCAGGCCGTGACCCGGGGGCTTGATCCCAACGTCAAGCTCAAGCCCAGCGGCGTGGAATGGATCGGGGATATTCCGGGGCATTGGGAGATGCGGAAGATAACGCATCTTTATAGGCAGATTGGAAGTGGAACTACGCCTCAGAGTGGCAATGCAGATTATTACGACGGAAACATTCCTTGGATCATCTCCGGTGATTTAACTGATGGTTTTCTAGAGACAACATCAAAAAAGGTAACTGACAAAGCGGTTCAGGACTATTCAACCTTAAAAATGTATCCAGAAGGTTCATTGGTTGTTGCTATGTATGGGGCGACTATTGGCAAAGTAAGCCTTACATCGATTCGCGCATGTACTAATCAGGCATGTTGCGTGCTCTCCAACCCTCGCAATGACATTAATAACAAATTCATGCTGCAACTGTTTCTCAAGATTAAGCCTGACTTGGTACGAATGGGCTACGGCGGAGGACAGCCTAATATCAGCCAAGATACTATCAAGGGATTGAGGTTGCCCATTCCGTCAATCGAGGAGCAGGGAGATATTGTCACCTTTATAGAAAACGAGACGGCGACGATTGACTACGCGATAACCCACGCCAAGCGTGAGATCGAGCTGATGCGCGAATACCGCACCCGACTGATTTCTGACGTAGTCACCGGTCAAGTGGATGTACGTGGCATTGAGGTGCCGGATGTTGCTGAGGACGAACTGCTGGCGCTGGTTGAGGACACCGGTGAGGCCGATGAAGTGATCGATGACGAGGGGGAGATGGATGAAACCGACTGA
- a CDS encoding PDDEXK nuclease domain-containing protein — MKPTDKTPKNSLGKPQDYPRLLTEIKERIRSAQYEALKAVNKELVGLYWDIGRMIVERQDVEGWGKAVVEQLAADLRTEFPGVGGFSASNLWRMKAFFEAYTGLEKLAPLVREIGWSHNLAILERCKDALEREFYIRMTRKFGWSKNVLIHQIDNQSYEKSLLGQTNFDQALTPELRAQAKLAVKDEYTFDFLELGEEHSERELERALIARIEDFLRAMGGMFAFMGSQYRLEVDGKEFFIDLLLFHRRLRCLVAIELKVGEFLPEFVGKMQFYLAALDRQVRQEDENPSIGIILCKEKSRTIVEYALHDARKPIGVATYEITKTLPKALKGQLPSPKDIAHLLEDL; from the coding sequence ATGAAACCGACTGACAAAACCCCAAAAAACAGCCTCGGCAAACCGCAGGACTATCCGCGCCTGCTGACCGAGATCAAGGAGCGCATCCGCTCCGCCCAGTACGAAGCCCTCAAGGCGGTCAACAAGGAGCTGGTCGGCCTGTACTGGGATATCGGCCGGATGATCGTGGAGCGGCAGGATGTTGAAGGCTGGGGCAAGGCGGTGGTGGAACAGCTCGCCGCCGATCTGCGGACGGAGTTCCCCGGCGTAGGTGGCTTTTCGGCTTCCAACCTCTGGCGAATGAAGGCCTTTTTCGAAGCCTACACCGGTCTAGAAAAACTCGCACCACTGGTGCGAGAAATCGGCTGGAGCCACAACCTGGCCATCCTGGAGCGCTGCAAGGACGCGCTGGAACGGGAATTCTACATCCGCATGACCCGCAAGTTCGGCTGGTCCAAGAATGTCCTCATTCACCAGATAGACAACCAGAGCTATGAAAAATCCCTGCTGGGCCAGACCAACTTCGACCAGGCGCTTACGCCGGAACTTCGCGCCCAGGCCAAGCTGGCGGTGAAGGACGAATACACCTTCGATTTTCTGGAGCTGGGCGAGGAACACAGCGAGCGGGAGCTGGAACGGGCGCTCATCGCCCGGATCGAGGATTTCCTCCGGGCCATGGGCGGCATGTTCGCCTTCATGGGCAGCCAATACCGGCTTGAGGTGGACGGCAAAGAATTTTTTATCGACCTCTTGTTGTTTCACCGCCGCCTGCGCTGCCTTGTCGCCATTGAATTGAAAGTCGGCGAATTCCTGCCGGAGTTCGTCGGCAAGATGCAGTTTTATCTGGCGGCTCTGGACCGGCAGGTCCGCCAGGAGGACGAGAACCCCTCCATCGGCATCATCCTGTGCAAGGAGAAGAGCCGCACGATTGTGGAATACGCCCTGCACGACGCCCGCAAGCCCATCGGCGTGGCCACTTATGAAATCACCAAGACCCTGCCCAAGGCGCTAAAAGGCCAACTGCCGTCGCCGAAGGACATCGCCCATTTGCTGGAGGATCTATGA
- a CDS encoding type I restriction endonuclease subunit R, whose protein sequence is MKPTDTSEKGLESIIVASLVEDAGYVQGDPQDYDREHAVDLVKLLQFLAATQPDGYEALGIDEEGPKRTQFLHRLQGEIAKRGVVDVLRGGIKHGPAHVDLFYGTPTPGNVKAAERFAANIFSVTRQLRYSRNETALSLDMAVFINGLPIATFELKNKLTKQTVLDAVQQYQRDRDPKELLFHFGRCVVHFAVDDHEVRFCTHLKGKGSWFLPFDKGYNDGAGNPPNPAGLATDYLWKESLSKAGLTDILENYAQVVEEKDEKTGKKRYKQIFPRYHQLKVVRMLLANAAESGIGRRYLIQHSAGSGKSNSIAWLAHQLVGLEHESKALFDSVIVVTDRRVLDKQIRDTIKQFAQVSATVGHAEHSGDLRKFLKAGKKIIITTVQKFPFILDEIGDEHRKSKFAIIIDEAHSSQGGKTTAAMNRVLEETAPYGDSDDEGEETVEDKINKIMEGRKMVTNASYFAFTATPKNKTLEIFGEPDPQPDGTVKHYPFHSYTMKQAIQEGFILDVLKNYTPVESYYRLAKTVEDDPLFDANKAQKKLRRYVESHEHAIREKAEIMVDHFHAQVIGHRKVGGQARAMVITNGIVRAIQYFHAFKGYLKECRSPYEPIVAFSGEHEFGGNKVTEATLNGFPSSQITDKIQQDPYRFLIVADKYQTGYDQPLLHTMYVDKALSGIKAVQTLSRLNRAHPQKHDTFVLDFYNDSETIQKSFEPYYRTTILSDETDPNKLHDLKSDLDGYQVYSQAQIDDLVGLYLNGADRDKLDPILDACVATYNADLDEDGQVDFKGKAKAFVRTYGFLASILPYSNADWEKLSIFLNFLIPKLPAPKEEDLSRGILEAIDMDSYRVEVKTSLKIGLADQDAEIGPVPTSGGGRKPEPELDQLSNIIKAFNDQFGNIDWKDGDKIRQVIAEEIPAKVAADAAYQNAMKNNDKKTARIEHDAALQRVMIDLLSDHTELFKQFSDNPSFKKWLGDTIFGVTYQQQAEQSATGASHGR, encoded by the coding sequence ATGAAACCTACCGACACCAGCGAAAAGGGCCTGGAATCGATCATCGTCGCCTCCCTTGTGGAGGATGCCGGATATGTTCAGGGCGACCCGCAGGACTACGACCGGGAACACGCCGTCGATCTGGTCAAACTGCTGCAGTTCCTCGCCGCCACCCAGCCCGATGGCTATGAGGCTCTTGGCATCGACGAGGAAGGCCCCAAGCGCACACAATTCCTGCACCGCCTGCAGGGCGAGATCGCCAAGCGCGGCGTGGTGGACGTGCTGCGCGGCGGCATCAAGCACGGCCCGGCCCATGTGGACCTTTTCTACGGCACGCCGACGCCGGGCAACGTGAAGGCAGCCGAACGGTTCGCGGCCAACATCTTCAGCGTCACCCGCCAGCTCCGCTACAGCCGCAACGAGACCGCGCTCTCCCTCGACATGGCCGTGTTCATCAACGGCCTGCCCATCGCCACCTTCGAACTCAAAAATAAACTCACCAAGCAGACGGTGCTCGATGCCGTGCAGCAGTACCAGCGCGACCGCGACCCGAAGGAGCTGCTATTTCACTTCGGCCGTTGCGTCGTCCATTTTGCCGTGGACGATCACGAGGTCCGCTTCTGTACCCACCTCAAGGGCAAGGGCTCGTGGTTTCTGCCCTTCGACAAAGGCTACAACGACGGCGCTGGCAATCCGCCCAACCCGGCCGGGCTTGCCACCGACTATCTGTGGAAGGAGTCCCTCTCCAAGGCGGGCCTGACCGACATTCTGGAAAACTACGCCCAGGTGGTGGAGGAAAAGGACGAGAAGACCGGTAAAAAGAGATACAAGCAGATATTCCCCCGCTACCACCAGTTGAAGGTGGTGCGCATGCTGCTGGCCAATGCCGCCGAGAGCGGCATCGGCAGGCGCTACCTGATTCAGCACTCGGCGGGCAGCGGCAAGAGCAACTCCATCGCCTGGCTGGCGCACCAGCTCGTGGGGCTGGAACACGAGAGCAAGGCGTTGTTCGATTCGGTCATTGTGGTCACCGACCGGCGCGTGCTCGACAAGCAGATTCGCGACACCATCAAGCAGTTTGCCCAGGTTTCCGCCACCGTCGGCCATGCCGAACATTCCGGCGACCTGCGCAAATTCCTCAAGGCCGGGAAAAAAATCATCATCACCACGGTGCAGAAGTTCCCGTTCATCCTCGATGAGATCGGCGACGAACACCGCAAGAGCAAATTCGCCATCATCATCGACGAGGCCCATTCTAGCCAGGGTGGCAAGACCACCGCCGCCATGAACCGCGTGTTGGAGGAGACCGCGCCCTACGGCGACTCTGATGACGAGGGGGAAGAGACGGTCGAGGACAAGATCAACAAGATTATGGAAGGCCGGAAGATGGTGACCAACGCCAGCTACTTTGCCTTCACCGCGACCCCAAAGAACAAGACTCTGGAGATCTTCGGCGAGCCGGACCCGCAACCCGACGGCACAGTGAAGCACTACCCTTTCCACAGCTACACCATGAAACAGGCCATCCAGGAAGGCTTCATCCTCGATGTGCTGAAGAACTACACCCCGGTGGAAAGCTATTACCGCCTGGCCAAGACCGTGGAGGACGACCCGCTCTTCGACGCCAACAAGGCCCAGAAAAAGCTGCGCCGCTATGTAGAATCTCACGAGCACGCCATTCGCGAGAAAGCCGAGATCATGGTGGATCACTTCCACGCCCAGGTGATCGGCCACCGCAAGGTTGGTGGCCAGGCCCGGGCCATGGTCATCACCAACGGCATCGTGCGGGCCATCCAGTATTTCCACGCCTTCAAGGGTTACCTCAAGGAGTGTAGGAGCCCGTATGAGCCGATTGTGGCTTTTTCCGGCGAACACGAGTTTGGTGGCAACAAGGTGACGGAGGCGACGCTAAATGGATTTCCCAGTAGCCAGATTACAGACAAGATCCAGCAGGACCCGTACCGCTTCCTGATCGTCGCCGACAAATATCAGACCGGCTACGACCAACCGCTGCTCCATACCATGTACGTGGACAAGGCGCTCTCCGGCATCAAGGCGGTGCAAACCCTCTCGCGGCTCAATCGTGCCCATCCGCAGAAGCACGATACCTTTGTCTTGGATTTCTATAACGACTCGGAAACCATCCAGAAGTCGTTCGAGCCCTATTACCGAACAACCATCCTTAGTGACGAGACCGACCCCAACAAACTGCACGACCTCAAGTCGGATCTCGACGGCTACCAGGTCTATTCGCAGGCGCAAATCGACGACCTGGTGGGGCTCTATCTGAACGGCGCGGACCGCGACAAGCTCGACCCGATCCTGGACGCCTGCGTGGCCACCTACAACGCCGATCTCGATGAGGACGGCCAGGTGGATTTCAAGGGTAAGGCCAAGGCTTTTGTGCGCACCTACGGCTTTCTGGCCTCGATTCTGCCGTACTCGAACGCCGACTGGGAAAAGCTGTCGATCTTCCTGAACTTCCTGATCCCGAAGCTCCCCGCGCCCAAGGAAGAGGATCTGTCCCGGGGCATCCTGGAGGCCATCGATATGGACAGCTACCGTGTCGAGGTGAAAACCAGCCTGAAGATCGGCCTTGCGGATCAGGATGCCGAAATCGGACCGGTGCCGACCAGCGGCGGCGGCCGCAAACCGGAACCGGAGCTGGACCAACTGAGCAACATCATCAAGGCGTTCAACGACCAGTTCGGCAACATCGATTGGAAGGACGGCGACAAAATCCGCCAGGTCATCGCCGAGGAGATCCCGGCCAAGGTAGCGGCGGACGCGGCCTACCAGAACGCCATGAAGAACAATGATAAGAAGACCGCCAGGATCGAACACGACGCTGCGCTACAGCGGGTCATGATCGACCTCTTGTCCGACCACACCGAGCTGTTCAAGCAGTTCAGCGACAACCCGTCTTTCAAGAAATGGCTGGGTGACACCATCTTCGGCGTGACCTATCAGCAACAGGCCGAACAATCCGCAACGGGGGCGAGCCATGGACGTTAA
- a CDS encoding HTH domain-containing protein has translation MDVKTAAIQVLQQAEMALNAKDIAEQIMAAGLWQSDGKTPDATVSARLYSDIKNNGDKSPFVKVGPQTFALRDSTEIPSGAASVPVAVEEAPKHHPNAGFSFTDCAQKVLEEFGGKKPMHYKEITEKALQKGWLVTGGKTPEATMYAQVITEIKRQQKRGERPRFVQHGRGYVGLSQWMGRGLAFQIEQHNHQVRKVLRERLLAMKPGEFEELISQLLAEMGFEMVKVTKLSGDGGIDVRGTLVVGDVVRIKMAVQVKKWKLKNNIQAPVVQQVRGSLGAHEQGLIITTSDFSPGAVKEAAQADKTPIALMNGDQLVMLLMEHGIGVHRSTPDLFEIDEEFAAHQNAIKE, from the coding sequence ATGGACGTTAAAACGGCAGCTATTCAGGTTTTGCAGCAGGCCGAAATGGCACTGAACGCCAAGGACATCGCCGAGCAGATCATGGCTGCCGGTCTCTGGCAGTCCGATGGCAAGACCCCAGACGCCACTGTCAGCGCCCGGCTCTACTCCGACATCAAGAACAACGGAGACAAGTCACCCTTTGTAAAGGTCGGCCCTCAGACCTTCGCTCTTCGGGATTCCACTGAAATACCGAGCGGCGCTGCGTCGGTTCCTGTGGCCGTCGAAGAAGCCCCAAAACATCATCCGAACGCGGGTTTCTCCTTTACCGATTGCGCTCAGAAGGTGCTCGAGGAGTTCGGCGGCAAGAAGCCGATGCACTACAAGGAGATCACCGAGAAGGCCCTGCAAAAAGGTTGGCTGGTGACAGGCGGCAAAACGCCCGAGGCCACCATGTACGCCCAGGTGATCACCGAGATCAAACGCCAGCAGAAACGCGGTGAGCGCCCCCGCTTTGTCCAGCACGGCCGTGGCTATGTGGGCCTGAGCCAATGGATGGGGCGCGGACTGGCGTTCCAGATCGAACAGCACAACCACCAGGTCCGGAAGGTCCTGCGTGAGCGCTTGCTGGCAATGAAACCCGGCGAGTTCGAGGAGCTTATCTCGCAGTTGCTGGCGGAGATGGGCTTCGAGATGGTTAAAGTGACCAAGCTCAGCGGCGACGGCGGCATCGATGTCCGGGGCACCCTGGTGGTCGGTGACGTGGTCCGCATCAAGATGGCAGTCCAGGTCAAGAAATGGAAGCTCAAGAACAACATCCAGGCTCCGGTGGTGCAGCAGGTGCGCGGCAGCCTGGGGGCGCACGAGCAAGGCCTGATCATCACCACAAGCGATTTCAGCCCCGGAGCCGTCAAGGAGGCCGCCCAGGCAGACAAAACCCCCATCGCCCTGATGAACGGGGACCAGCTTGTGATGCTGCTGATGGAACACGGCATCGGCGTTCATCGCTCGACGCCTGATCTGTTTGAGATCGATGAGGAGTTTGCTGCTCACCAGAATGCAATTAAGGAATAG
- a CDS encoding glucosamine 6-phosphate synthetase, whose product MCGQVGIIFGRKRRRPDEQDYLREVFIRMLLHSEERGPHASGLAWLKTDGSHRIFKRPMRAHELVYEKPFQELLGQVDNETTVLMGHTRWRTRGNEFNNRNNHPIRAGIVIGTHNGTIYNADYLFRRLRLPRYAEVDSELIFRLADRFAPGGPIDQEGLKKALALCRGQMSAVLASRLDPGTITVLKGNKPLCLRIHRQHRVVLYASDDAFIDFALDNEKGWRELEVPPMTMLTIRHEDVRVIENSEFRFIPQERKGTLPEGVNA is encoded by the coding sequence ATGTGCGGACAAGTAGGCATCATCTTCGGCCGCAAGCGCAGACGGCCCGACGAGCAGGATTACCTGCGCGAGGTCTTCATCCGCATGCTGTTGCACAGCGAGGAACGCGGCCCACACGCCTCCGGTCTGGCCTGGCTCAAGACCGACGGCAGCCATCGCATCTTCAAGCGTCCGATGCGGGCACACGAGCTGGTCTACGAGAAGCCGTTTCAGGAGCTGCTCGGACAGGTCGACAACGAGACTACCGTTCTCATGGGGCATACCCGCTGGCGCACCCGGGGCAACGAGTTCAACAACCGCAACAACCATCCGATCCGGGCCGGGATCGTCATCGGCACCCACAACGGCACCATCTACAACGCCGATTATCTGTTCCGCCGCCTCCGGCTACCGCGCTACGCCGAAGTGGACAGCGAACTGATTTTCCGCTTGGCCGACCGCTTCGCGCCCGGAGGCCCCATCGACCAGGAGGGGCTGAAGAAGGCGCTTGCCCTCTGTCGCGGCCAGATGAGCGCCGTGCTGGCCTCACGGCTCGACCCCGGCACCATCACCGTGCTCAAGGGCAACAAGCCGCTCTGCCTGCGCATCCACCGCCAGCACCGGGTGGTGCTCTACGCCTCGGACGACGCCTTTATCGACTTTGCCCTGGACAACGAGAAGGGCTGGCGCGAGCTGGAAGTACCGCCCATGACCATGCTCACCATCCGTCACGAGGATGTGCGGGTCATCGAAAACAGCGAATTCCGCTTCATCCCCCAGGAGCGCAAAGGGACACTGCCCGAAGGAGTGAATGCATGA
- a CDS encoding type I restriction-modification system subunit M → MNHVIHNSIVNFIWGIADDVLRDVYVRGKYRDVILPMTVIRRLDALLEPSKEKVLGMKKQLDGAGIANQHAALCQAAGEAFYNVSPFTLRDLKNRAKQQQLKADFEAYLDGFSPNVQEILDKFKFRNQIPTLIEADILGHLIEKFLDGRVNLSPKPVQDVDGNELLPALDNHSMGTIFEELIRRFNEENNEEAGEHFTPRDVVKLMADLIFLPVADDIESGTYLVYDGACGTGGMLTVAEERLAELAESHGKDVSIHLFGQEVQPETYAISKADLLLKGEGAEAENMKYGSTLSSDAFPSQEFDFMLSNPPYGKSWKTDLERLGGKGDIKDPRFVTQHGGDPEYKMITRSSDGQLMFLVNKLSKMKHTTRLGSRIAEVHNGSSLFTGDAGQGESNIRRWIIENDWLEAIIALPENMFYNTGIATYIWVLTNRKSDTRRGKVQLIDATEWYVPLRRNLGKKNCEFSEEHIRAICDLVVNPVETEKSKIFPNEAFGYWKVTVDRPLRLAAHLSPARLERFERACAKAKEEPLAKLARRVAETLGAGPHLDFNAFMDTVEADADKHGVKLTAKRKKLLQSDLCDTREDAAPVLKKVHKPGKATPDPIHGLFEAEVNGKTCVVEYEPDTALRDSEQVPLLEEGGIEAFFQREVLPYTPDAWIDPSKTQVGYEISFTRHFYRPAPMRTLDEIKSDIYALEQETEGLLEQIVGGAK, encoded by the coding sequence ATGAACCATGTGATCCACAACAGCATCGTCAATTTTATCTGGGGTATCGCCGACGACGTGCTGCGCGATGTCTACGTGCGCGGCAAGTACCGCGACGTGATCTTGCCGATGACGGTCATCCGCCGTCTCGACGCGCTTTTGGAGCCGAGCAAGGAAAAGGTGCTCGGCATGAAGAAGCAGCTCGACGGGGCCGGGATCGCCAACCAGCACGCTGCGCTCTGCCAGGCCGCAGGCGAGGCCTTTTACAACGTCTCGCCCTTTACCCTGCGCGACCTGAAGAACCGCGCCAAGCAGCAACAGCTCAAGGCCGATTTCGAAGCCTATCTGGATGGCTTTTCACCCAACGTCCAGGAGATCCTCGACAAGTTCAAGTTCCGCAACCAGATCCCCACGTTGATCGAGGCCGACATCCTCGGCCACCTGATTGAAAAGTTTCTCGACGGCCGCGTCAATCTCAGCCCCAAGCCTGTTCAGGACGTGGACGGCAACGAACTGCTCCCGGCGCTCGACAACCATTCGATGGGCACCATCTTCGAGGAGCTGATCCGCCGTTTCAACGAGGAGAACAACGAAGAGGCCGGAGAGCACTTCACGCCCCGCGACGTGGTCAAACTCATGGCCGACCTGATCTTCCTGCCGGTGGCCGACGACATCGAATCGGGCACCTACCTCGTCTATGACGGGGCCTGCGGCACCGGCGGCATGCTGACCGTGGCAGAAGAGCGCCTGGCCGAGCTGGCCGAAAGCCACGGCAAGGATGTCTCCATCCACCTGTTCGGCCAGGAGGTGCAGCCGGAAACCTACGCCATCTCCAAGGCCGACCTGCTGCTCAAAGGCGAAGGGGCCGAGGCCGAGAACATGAAGTACGGCTCCACGCTCTCCAGCGATGCCTTCCCGTCGCAGGAATTCGACTTCATGCTCTCCAATCCGCCCTACGGCAAGAGCTGGAAGACCGATCTGGAGCGCCTGGGCGGCAAGGGGGACATCAAGGACCCGCGCTTTGTCACCCAGCACGGCGGCGACCCGGAATACAAGATGATCACCCGCTCCTCGGACGGGCAGCTCATGTTTCTGGTCAACAAGCTCTCCAAGATGAAGCACACCACCCGCCTCGGCAGTCGCATCGCCGAGGTCCACAACGGCTCGTCACTCTTCACCGGCGACGCCGGTCAGGGCGAGAGCAACATCCGTCGCTGGATCATCGAGAACGACTGGCTGGAGGCCATTATCGCCCTGCCGGAGAACATGTTCTACAACACCGGCATCGCCACCTACATCTGGGTACTGACCAACCGCAAGTCTGATACGCGCCGAGGCAAGGTCCAGCTCATTGACGCCACCGAATGGTACGTGCCACTGCGCCGCAACCTCGGCAAGAAGAACTGCGAGTTCTCCGAGGAACACATCCGCGCCATCTGCGATCTGGTGGTGAATCCGGTCGAAACCGAGAAATCCAAGATCTTCCCCAACGAGGCCTTCGGCTACTGGAAGGTGACGGTGGACCGCCCGCTGCGCCTCGCCGCCCACCTGAGCCCGGCCCGGCTGGAACGGTTCGAGCGGGCCTGCGCCAAGGCCAAGGAAGAGCCGCTGGCCAAGCTGGCCCGCCGCGTGGCAGAGACGCTTGGAGCCGGTCCTCACCTGGATTTCAACGCCTTTATGGACACCGTTGAGGCCGATGCCGACAAGCACGGCGTCAAGCTCACCGCCAAGCGCAAGAAGCTGCTGCAAAGCGACCTCTGCGACACCCGCGAGGACGCCGCGCCGGTACTGAAGAAGGTTCACAAGCCCGGCAAGGCCACGCCCGATCCCATCCACGGCCTCTTTGAGGCCGAGGTGAACGGCAAGACCTGCGTGGTCGAATACGAGCCGGATACCGCCCTGCGCGACAGCGAACAGGTGCCGCTGCTGGAAGAAGGCGGTATCGAGGCCTTCTTCCAGCGCGAAGTGCTGCCCTACACCCCGGATGCCTGGATCGACCCGAGCAAAACCCAGGTAGGTTACGAAATTTCCTTCACCCGCCATTTCTACCGGCCCGCGCCCATGCGCACCCTGGATGAGATCAAGTCCGACATCTACGCCCTGGAGCAGGAAACCGAAGGGCTGCTGGAACAGATTGTCGGGGGGGCCAAATAA
- a CDS encoding helix-turn-helix domain-containing protein — MNEMEDRWLSITEICKHLGVSNDTVYKWIDKHGMPAHRMGRLWKFKKDEVDAWVKAGGAAEPAETDKKRKE, encoded by the coding sequence ATGAACGAAATGGAAGACCGTTGGTTATCAATAACCGAGATTTGCAAACACCTCGGAGTCAGCAATGACACCGTTTACAAGTGGATCGACAAGCATGGTATGCCCGCCCACCGCATGGGTCGTCTTTGGAAGTTCAAGAAAGATGAAGTCGACGCCTGGGTCAAGGCTGGCGGCGCGGCCGAGCCTGCGGAAACCGACAAGAAGCGCAAGGAGTAA